A single window of Scomber scombrus chromosome 12, fScoSco1.1, whole genome shotgun sequence DNA harbors:
- the rgs7a gene encoding regulator of G-protein signaling 7a, whose translation MAQTNSGGQGTNGVADESPNMIVYRKMEEVIARMQDEKNGIPIRTVKSFLTKIPSVFSGSDIVQWMIKNLDIEDQVEALHLGTLMAAHGYFFPISDHVLTLKDDGTFYRFQTPYFWPSNCWEPENTDYAVYLCKRTMQNKARLELADYEAESLARLQRAFARKWEFIFMQAEAQAKVDKKRDKIERKILDSQERAFWDVHRPVPGCVNTTEVDIKKSSRMKNPHKTRKSVYGLQNDIRTHSPTHTPAPEAKQPTEEELQEQITFWQLQLDRHRLKMSKVAESLLAYTEQYLEYDPFLTPPDPSNPWISDDTTLWELEASKEPGQQRVKRWAFGIDEVLKDPVGREQFLKFLESEFSSENLRFWLAVQELKKRPIREVPTRVQEIWQEFLAPGAPSAINVDSKSYAKTTQNVKDPGRYAFEDAQEHIYKLMKSDSYSRFIRSSAYQELLQAKKKKSKNLF comes from the exons ATGGCACAGACCAACAGCGGTGGGCAGGGGACCAACGGGGTAGCGGATGAGTCCCCCAACATGATAGTGTACAGAAAG ATGGAGGAAGTAATAGCACGCATGCAGGATGAGAAAAATGGCATCCCAATCCGAACAGTGAAAAGTTTTCTTACCAAGATCCCCAGTGTTTTTTCAG GTTCTGACATTGTACAGTGGATGATCAAGAATCTGGACATCGAAGATCAAG tgGAGGCTCTTCACCTAGGAACACTGATGGCTGCACATGGTTACTTCTTCCCCATCTCAGATCACGTCCTCACTCTCAAAGATGATGGCACTTTCTATAGGTTTCAG ACTCCCTACTTTTGGCCATCAAACTGCTGGGAACCAGAAAACACAGACTATG ctgtttACCTCTGCAAAAGAACAATGCAAAATAAAGCACGTCTGGAGCTTGCAGACTATGAAGCG GAGAGCTTAGCAAGGCTACAGAGAGCTTTCGCCAGGAAATGGGAGTTCATTTTTATGCAAGCAGAAGCACAAGCGAA aGTGgacaagaaaagagacaaaattgAGAGGAAAATCCTCGACAGTCAGGAAAGAGCATTCTGGGACGTGCACAGACCAGTG CCTGGATGTGTGAATACAACAGAAGTCGACATAAAGAAGTCCTCCAGAATGAAAAACCCCCACAAAACCAGAAAG TCTGTGTATGGGCTGCAGAATGATATCCGTACCCACAGCCCAACCCACACCCCTGCCCCAGAGGCCAAGCAACCTACAGAAGAAGAACTGCAGGAACAG ATCACCTTTTGGCAATTGCAATTAGACAGGCATCGACTGAAAATGTCCAAAGTGGCAGAGAG ttTGCTGGCCTACACAGAGCAGTACCTTGAATACGACCCCTTCCTCACGCCTCCAGACCCATCCAACCCCTGGATCTCAGATGACACCACACTCTGGGAACTCGAAGCAAG TAAGGAACCAGGTCAGCAGAGGGTAAAGAGGTGGGCTTTTGGCATTGATGAGGTTCTCAAAGATCCTGTGGGGAGAGAGCAGTTCCTCAAGTTCCTGGAGTCTGAGTTCAGCTCAGAGAATCTCAG GTTCTGGCTAGCAGTCCAGGAACTAAAGAAGCGTCCCATCAGAGAAGTTCCAACTCGAGTTCAGGAGATCTGGCAGGAGTTTCTGGCCCCCGGAGCTCCCAGTGCCATCAATGTTGACTCCAAGAGCTACGCCAAAACCACCCAGAATGTCAAAGACCCTGGACGCTACGCATTCGAGGATGCACAG GAACACATCTACAAATTGATGAAGAGTGATTCTTACAGTCGTTTCATCCGTTCCAGTGCCTATCAGGAGTTATTACAAGCCAAGAAGAAG AAAAGTAAGAACTTGTTCTGA